A section of the Chlorocebus sabaeus isolate Y175 chromosome 13, mChlSab1.0.hap1, whole genome shotgun sequence genome encodes:
- the LOC103240135 gene encoding UL16-binding protein 2: MAAAAATKILLCLQLLLLLPRWSQTGRDDLHSLCYDITIIPKFRPGPQWCAVQGQADKKTFLHYDCGNKTVTPVSPLGKKLNVTKAWKTQNPVLRQVVDMLTEQLLDIQLENYTPKEPLTLQARMSCEQKAEGHSSGSWQFSFDGQIFLLFDSENRMWTTVHPGARKMKEKWENDKDVTMSFRYISMGDCTRWLGDFLTGMDSTLEPSAGAPLTMSSGTTQLRATATTLILCCLLIILPCFILAGI, from the exons ATGGCAGCTGCCGCCGCTACCAAGATCCTTCTGTGCCTCCAGCTTCTGCTCCTGCTGCCGCGCTGGTCCCAGACTGGGCGAGACG ACCTTCACTCTCTTTGCTATGACATCACCATCATCCCTAAGTTCAGACCTGGACCACAGTGGTGTGCGGTTCAAGGCCAGGCAGATAAAAAGACTTTTCTTCACTATGACTGTGGCAACAAGACAGTCACACCCGTCAGTCCCCTGGGGAAGAAACTAAATGTCACAAAGGCCTGGAAAACACAGAACCCAGTACTGAGACAGGTGGTGGACATGCTCACAGAGCAACTACTTGACATTCAGCTGGAGAATTACACACCCAAGG AACCCCTCACCCTGCAGGCCAGGATGTCTTGTGAGCAGAAAGCCGAAGGACACAGCAGTGGATCTTGGCAGTTCAGTTTCGATGGACAGATCTTCCTCCTCTTTGACTCAGAGAACAGAATGTGGACAACGGTTCATCCTGGAgccagaaagatgaaagaaaagtgGGAGAATGACAAGGATGTGACCATGTCCTTCCGTTACATCTCAATGGGAGACTGCACAAGGTGGCTTGGGGACTTCTTGACGGGCATGGACAGCACCCTGGAGCCAAGTGCAGGAG CACCACTCACCATGTCCTCAGGCACAACCCAACTCAGGGCCACGGCCACCACCCTCATCCTTTGCTGCCTCCTCATCATCCTCCCCTGCTTCATCCTAGCTGGCATCTGA
- the LOC103240138 gene encoding UL16-binding protein 1-like, which produces MAATASTAFLLCLSFLHLLSGWSGAGRADTHCLCYDFIITPKFRPEPRWCEVQGLVDERPFLHYDCVNHKAKASASLGKKVNVTKTWEKQTETLGDVVDFLKGQLPDIQVENLMPIEPLILQARMSCEHEAHGHGRGSWQFLFNGQTFLLFDSNNRKWTALHPGAKKVKEKWEKNTEVTMFFQKISMGDCKTWLEEFLMYWEQMLDPTKPPSLAQGTTHPKALATTLIPWSHLIILLCIILAGCCGELFRVTGGR; this is translated from the exons ATGGCAGCGACCGCCAGCACTGCGTTCCTTCTGTGCCTCTCCTTTCTGCACCTGCTGTCCGGCTGGTCCGGGGCAGGGCGGGCCG ACACACACTGTCTTTGCTATGACTTCATCATCACTCCTAAGTTCAGACCTGAACCACGATGGTGTGAAGTTCAAGGCCTGGTGGATGAAAGGCCTTTTCTTCACTATGACTGTGTTAACCATAAGGCCAAAGCCTCTGCTTCTCTGGGGAAGAAAGTCAATGTCACAAAAACCTGGGAAAAACAAACGGAAACACTAGGAGACGTGGTGGATTTCCTCAAAGGGCAACTGCCTGACATTCAAGTGGAGAATTTAATGCCTATTG AGCCCCTCATTCTGCAGGCCCGGATGTCTTGTGAGCACGAAGCCCATGGACATGGCAGAGGATCTTGGCAGTTCCTCTTCAATGGACAGACGTTCCTCCTCTTTGACTCAAACAACAGAAAGTGGACAGCACTTCATCCTGgagccaagaaggtgaaagagaagTGGGAGAAGAACACAGAGGTGACCATGTTCTTCCAGAAGATTTCAATGGGGGACTGTAAGACATGGCTTGAAGAATTTTTGATGTACTGGGAACAAATGCTGGATCCAACAA AACCACCCTCTCTGGCCCAAGGTACAACCCACCCCAAAGCCTTGGCCACCACCCTTATTCCCTGGAGCCACCTCATCATCCTCCTCTGCATCATTCTAGCTGGCTGCTGTGGAGAGTTGTTTAGAGTGACAG GTGGAAGATGA